The nucleotide window GTAAACAGACTGAATACATTTCCAAACAGTTGTTCAGGTTTATACTGGATATTAAAATGATCTTCGAGGAAGAAGTAATCAAAGGGCGCATTACCAAATGCCTGCTGCCACCTGGATTTGAGCACTTCCAGCATGGAAGCCGGATTATCAGCCTGATACTTTACCAGGTAATACTGATTAGTCCACCTGGGATTAAAGAACTTCTTTGGCAGATAAACAACAGGAGTTCTCTGCGACTTTTTTGCGCGTTGATAATAATCACTGACCACTCCCACTACCCTGGTGGTTTTGCCTCCATGTCCGAAAGCTCCCTTATCCCACTGTACATTGGTATGCAGGGCTTTGCCCGGATCGTTATAACCCATCAACGCAGCAGCCGATTCATTAACAATAACAGATGATGCATCCTGATCAGAAGCAAGGTTAAAGCCTCTTCCGTTAATACGTCTAATCTCCAGGGCATCAAAAAAATCATCATCCACCAATACAATGTCTATATCGTTACTCTTCTGGCCATTGGCTTTGATGATCTTAGACCGGATCGCCTGTAATTCATCACCCGGCACCGCTGAAGCAGCGGCCACCTTCTCTATGCCAGGTATTTTCTGCAATTCCGATTTGAGATACTGATACTGATTTTCTTCAAAGGCCCCCAGTCCTTTCATCACCAGCACCTTCTCCATTTTCATGCCCAACTCCACATTTTTCATATAGTGCAGCTGCTTAAAAACAGTGACGGTCCCGCAAATCAGCAATACCGCCGATGCAAACTGGCCAACAACCAATACCTTTCTGAGTCCGCCTCCCTGCATATGCTTTGCGGCCCTGCCTTTTAGCGTATCTATCGGTTTAAGGGAGGATAAAACAAATGCAGGATATAAACCGGCAGCGAAAGTACCAACTATCATCAACAGCAACAGGAAAACAACCGTAGCGGAAAGATGTCCGGCTACTGACAAATGTACCTCCACAAAACGTTCAAACAAAGGCAATAGCAACGTAGTAAGCAACAATGCCACCAGCGTAGCCAGCACATTAATAAACAGCGATTCGAAAAGAAACTGTCTGATTAATCCGGAGCGATGCGCACCCAGTGTCTTTCTGACCCCGATTTCCTTAACCCGTTCTATAGACTTTGCAACAGCCAGGTTTATATAGTTGATATAACCAATGATCAGGATAAATATACCGATTAGTATCAGGAAATAAAGGGCCGACCGGCTGGTATTTTTACTTATCCCAAACTTGAGATCGGGGCCAAGATGTATGGCAGACAAAGGCTGTATCACAAATTCAATTTCATCATTAAAGTTCCCCATCTCTGCGCCAAACAAACGTCTTCGCTCCTGCGACATTTTTTGCCCGAGATTCACCGGATCGGCGCCATTCCTCAATAACAAATAGTTATAGGTGTAATCCCAATGCCACCAGGTACTTCCTTCGTTTAGTCCCTGGAAGATAGAGGTAAAGGACAACAATGCATTAAACTGAATATGAGAATTGACAGGCGGGTCTTTTACAATGCCTGTCACCTCAAAGGTTTCCTGCTCCAGTTGTCCGCCTGTTTTTATTGTTAGGGTTTTACCAACAATATCGTCCAGTGATTTGAAGTATTTCATGGCGAGCGATTCTGTCAGCACTATTGTAAAGGGTCTGCTAAGTGCGTTGGCCAGACTTCCTCTCACCATATTAAAAGAGAACATTTTTAAAAACCCGGGATCTGCAAAATAAACGTTGTCTTCACTGATCTTTTTATCTTCATAGCTGATCACTTCTTTCCCAATAAAAGTTTTCA belongs to Chitinophaga sp. HK235 and includes:
- a CDS encoding ABC transporter permease, with the protein product MFKDLARATFRNLWKEKFFTGINVMGLAIAIAACLLLFKYVYFEMSFDKFHVNNNNIYRVTSLWNKGKVQEDHRALTVPWTGPGAKEIFPEIAEYGRLAPVKTFIGKEVISYEDKKISEDNVYFADPGFLKMFSFNMVRGSLANALSRPFTIVLTESLAMKYFKSLDDIVGKTLTIKTGGQLEQETFEVTGIVKDPPVNSHIQFNALLSFTSIFQGLNEGSTWWHWDYTYNYLLLRNGADPVNLGQKMSQERRRLFGAEMGNFNDEIEFVIQPLSAIHLGPDLKFGISKNTSRSALYFLILIGIFILIIGYINYINLAVAKSIERVKEIGVRKTLGAHRSGLIRQFLFESLFINVLATLVALLLTTLLLPLFERFVEVHLSVAGHLSATVVFLLLLMIVGTFAAGLYPAFVLSSLKPIDTLKGRAAKHMQGGGLRKVLVVGQFASAVLLICGTVTVFKQLHYMKNVELGMKMEKVLVMKGLGAFEENQYQYLKSELQKIPGIEKVAAASAVPGDELQAIRSKIIKANGQKSNDIDIVLVDDDFFDALEIRRINGRGFNLASDQDASSVIVNESAAALMGYNDPGKALHTNVQWDKGAFGHGGKTTRVVGVVSDYYQRAKKSQRTPVVYLPKKFFNPRWTNQYYLVKYQADNPASMLEVLKSRWQQAFGNAPFDYFFLEDHFNIQYKPEQLFGNVFSLFTFLALVIAALGLFALSSFTILQRSREIAIRKVMYASESDIVKLFVKDYLKLILMAYLVAMPIGFVMISKWLDDYANRITIGAWFYTVPALVIVLVALLSVSFQTWKAAVRRPILALTD